From Betta splendens chromosome 3, fBetSpl5.4, whole genome shotgun sequence, the proteins below share one genomic window:
- the LOC114852197 gene encoding sodium/potassium/calcium exchanger 1-like isoform X3, translating into MRALTRRAPRRRLGRSRVLFFVAGVLLGSVYALALKARLPRPRAEAQTGGAEVAEVTAAGPRASNGSEGAAPPGGTEVAPLVVTSTSVERCVYVDPQPPEPRTPPPPPPPTAPRPKPPPPHRKGEYPADMFSVEQRRRGWVLLHVLGMTYMFVALAIVCDEFFVPALEVITERLQISDDVAGATFMAAGGSAPELFTSLIGVFISHSNVGIGTIVGSAVFNILFVIGMCAIFSREVLHLTWWPLFRDVTFYILDLVLLIVFFLDKMILWWESLLLVLGYVSYVAFMKFNGPIEQALKTQLNKHASVVKVWSADEPEKDGEAPPPPPPPPPAPSASVPEDKSKPEPEPPQSPGQRSPPCTKQPSEPHEDKTRLRARPVLQRGGSTASLHNTSLRSTIFQLMIHTLDPLGEEAALRGTVKNAGQRKSRLDMSFNGDVRMERAAQRKDDKPKCDQAPAASSPGDAAAEPSTSQLPKTETSAERTSDKNHQESKPAAAALDPEESEDSAEDQSDGSSSSDSSASEDDEGQEAEAEESEPLSLEWPRSRRKQATYLLLLPIVLPLWVTLPDVRNPESRKYFAATFVGCILWIAVFSYLMVWWAHQVGETVGISEEIMGLTILAAGTSIPDLITSVIVARKGLGDMAVSSSVGSNIFDITVGLPVPWLMYTLSHHGEPVTVSSNGLFCAIVLLFLMLLFVIMSIAACRWKMSRMLGLTMFVLYFVFLVLSVLLEDRILTCPVSI; encoded by the exons ATGAGGGCGTTAACGAGGCGCGCGCCCCGGAGGCGACTGGGGCGCAGCCGCGTGCTCTTCTTCGTGGCCGGAGTCCTGCTGGGCTCCGTCTACGCTCTGGCGCTGAAGGCCAGGCTGCCACGGCCGCGGGCCGAGGCGCAGACGGGCGGGGCCGAGGTCGCAGAGGTCACGGCCGCAGGGCCGAGGGCGTCCAACGGGTCCGAGggggcggcgccgcccggcgGCACCGAGGTGGCGCCGCTCGTGGTCACCAGCACCAGCGTGGAGCGCTGCGTCTACGTGGACCCTCAGCCTCCAGAACCgcggacgccgccgccgccgccgccgccgaccgcCCCGCGCCCCAAACCGCCCCCCCCACACAGGAAGGGCGAGTACCCGGCAGACATGTTCTCCGtggagcagcggcgccgcggctgGGTGCTCCTGCACGTCCTGGGCATGACCTACATGTTCGTGGCCCTCGCCATCGTCTGCGACGAGTTCTTCGTTCCGGCGCTGGAGGTCATCACCGAGCGGCTGCAGATCTCGGACGACGTGGCCGGCGCCACCTTCATGGCGGCGGGAGGCTCCGCCCCCGAGCTCTTCACCTCCCTGATCGGCGTCTTCATCTCCCACAGCAACGTGGGCATCGGCACCATCGTGGGCTCGGCCGTCTTCAACATCCTCTTCGTCATCGGCATGTGCGCCATCTTCTCGCGGGAGGTGCTGCACCTGACGTGGTGGCCGCTGTTCCGGGACGTGACCTTCTACATCCTGGACCTGGTCCTGCTCATCGTCTTCTTCCTGGACAAGATGATCCTGTGGTGGGAgagcctgctgctggtgctgggctACGTCAGCTACGTGGCCTTCATGAAGTTCAACGGTCCGATCGAGCAGGCGCTGAAAACGCAGCTCAACAAGCACGCGAGCGTCGTCAAGGTGTGGAGCGCAGACGAGCCGGAGAAG GATGGtgaagctcctcctcctcctcctcctcctcctcccgctccttctgCATCAGTACCCGAAGACAAAtccaaaccagaaccagaaccacctcAGAGCCCGGGTCAGCGCTCCCCTCCGTGCACCAAACAGCCGTCGGAGCCCCATGAGGACAAAACCAGGCTCCGG GCGCGTCCCGTCCTGCAGCGCGGCGGCAGCACGGCCTCCCTCCACAACACCTCTCTGCGCAGCACCATCTTCCAGCTGATGATCCACACCCTGGACCCCCTGGGGGAAG AGGCCGCTCTGAGAGGGACTGTTAAAAACGCCGGCCAGAGGAAAAGCAGATTAG ACATGTCTTTTAACGGCGACGTGAGGATGGAGCGAGCAGCGCAGAGGAAAG ATGACAAACCAAAGTGTGACCAGGCCCCCGCAGCATCCAGTCCTGGAGACGCCGCAGCGGAGCCGTCCACCTCGCAGCTTCCTAAGACGGAAACATCAGCAGAGAGGACGTCCGACAAAAACCACCAAGAGTCAAAG CCGGCAGCAGCGGCCTTGGATCCAGAGGAGTCTGAAGACAGCGCCGAGGACCAGagcgacggcagcagcagcagcgactccaGCGCAAGCGAGGACGACGAGGGacaggaggcggaggcggaggagagcgaGCCGCTGTCTCTGGAGTGGCCTCGCAGCAGGCGCAAACAGGCCACgtacctgctcctgctgcccaTCGTGCTCCCGCTGTGGGTTACGCTGCCCGACGTTCGCAACCCG GAGTCCAGGAAATACTTTGCCGCCACGTTTGTTGGCTGCATCCTGTGGATCGCGGTGTTCTCCTACCTGATGGTGTGGTGGGCTCATCAG GTGGGTGAGACGGTGGGAATATCTGAGGAGATAATGGGTCTGACCATCCTGGCAGCCGGGACGTCCATCCCCGATCTCATCACCAGCGTCATCGTGGCCCGGAAGGGTCTGGGGGACATGGCCGTGTCCAGCTCGGTGGGCAGTAACATCTTTGACATCACTGTTGG GCTGCCGGTGCCGTGGCTCATGTACACCCTGTCCCACCACGGCGAGCCGGTGACCGTCAGCTCCAACGGCCTGTTCTGCGCCATCGTGCTGCTCTTCCTCATGCTCCTCTTCGTCATCATGTCCATCGCCGCCTGCCGCTGGAAGATGAGCCGGATGCTGGGCCTCACCATGTTCGTCCTGTACTTCGTGTTCCTCGTCCTCAGCGTTCTGCTGGAGGACCGCATTCTTACCTGTCCCGTTTCTATCTGA